One part of the Glycine max cultivar Williams 82 chromosome 14, Glycine_max_v4.0, whole genome shotgun sequence genome encodes these proteins:
- the LOC100816849 gene encoding cellulose synthase-like protein E6 gives MGEEEGGHVDVGLFETKEARFRGVYKVFASTIFGAICLIWMYRVGNIPTVKSGKWAWISVMVSELCFGLYWIITQSVRWRILQQTPFKHTLSQRYDEENLPAVDIFVCTADPILEPPCMTINTVLSAMAYNYPANKLSVYLSDDGGSELTFYALLKASIFSKHWLPFCRRFNVEPMSPEAFFAAPNSSNNSTEYGQAWLSIKKLYEDMKNEIESAVARGRVPDNVRNQHKGFSEWNPKTTKQDHQPIVKIIIDGRDTNAVDEDRFQLPRVVYMAREKRPNYPHHFKAGAVNALIRVSSEISNAPFILNLDCDMYPNTANTIQEILCFFLDETKGHDIAYVQFPQSYNNITKNDHYANSYLVSSKFELAGICGYGAALFCGTGCFHRRESLSGAYLIDYKAKWDIKPKINDNRTINELNEASKALATCTYEEGTQWGKEKGLVYGIPVEDIATGLVISCRGWKSIYYNPERKAFVGIAPTTLDVACLQHMRWSEGMFQVFFSKYCPFIYGHGKIHFGVQMGYCNYLLWAPMSLPTLCYVFVSPICLLRGIPLFPQLSSIWVLPFAYAFLATYGFSLCEYLICGSTAKGWWNLQRIKFIHRTTSYLFGFIDTMKKQLGLSQTKFVITDKVVTKDVQKRYEQEVIEFGGSSIMLTILATVALLNLFGLLWGMKRIMMDLEFSSSQLMMQITLSSLVVMISLPVYEALFIRSDKGCIPSSVMLKSIVLASLACFLAPFIC, from the exons ATGGGAGAGGAAGAAGGTGGGCATGTTGATGTTGGTTTGTTCGAGACAAAAGAAGCAAGATTCAGAGGAGTTTACAAGGTATTTGCATCAACAATATTTGGCGCAATATGTTTAATTTGGATGTACAGAGTGGGAAACATCCCCACAGTTAAAAGTGGGAAGTGGGCTTGGATTAGTGTTATGGTGTCAGAGTTATGTTTTGGATTGTACTGGATCATCACTCAATCTGTTCGTTGGAGAATCCTTCAGCAAACGCCTTTCAAACACACACTCTCACAAAG ATATGACGAGGAGAATTTACCAGCAGTGGACATTTTTGTGTGCACGGCTGACCCCATACTTGAGCCTCCATGCATGACGATTAACACGGTGTTATCAGCAATGGCATACAATTATCCTGCGAATAAATTGAGTGTGTATCTCTCTGACGATGGAGGCTCAGAGCTAACATTCTATGCTCTCTTAAAGGCCTCCATTTTCTCCAAACATTGGTTACCTTTCTGTAGAAGATTCAATGTTGAACCTATGTCACCAGAGGCTTTCTTCGCTGCCCCTAATTCTAGCAATAATAGCACTGAGTATGGCCAAGCATGGTTATCTATCAAG AAATTATACGAAGACATGAAAAATGAGATTGAATCAGCTGTAGCAAGGGGCAGGGTTCCAGATAATGTGAGGAATCAGCACAAAGGATTCTCAGAATGGAATCCAAAAACAACGAAGCAGGATCACCAACCTATCGTGAAG ataataattGACGGAAGAGACACAAATGCTGTAGATGAAGACAGATTTCAACTGCCAAGAGTCGTATACATGGCACGCGAAAAAAGACCCAACTACCCTCACCACTTCAAAGCTGGAGCTGTTAATGCACTG ATAAGAGTGTCATCCGAGATAAGCAACGCCCCTTTCATTCTCAACTTGGATTGTGATATGTACCCCAATACTGCAAATACAATTCAAGAAATACTATGCTTCTTCTTGGATGAAACAAAAGGCCACGATATAGCTTATGTGCAATTTCCACAGAGCTATAATAACATCACCAAGAATGACCATTATGCAAATTCTTATCTTGTGAGCAGTAAG TTTGAGCTAGCTGGCATATGTGGATATGGAGCAGCCTTATTTTGTGGAACTGGGTGTTTTCATCGAAGAGAAAGTCTATCAGGAGCTTACTTGATAGATTACAAAGCAAAATGGGACATCAAgcctaaaataaatgataatagaaCAATTAACGAATTGAATGAAGCATCGAAGGCTCTTGCCACTTGCACCTATGAGGAGGGAACTCAATGGGGGAAAGAG AAGGGATTAGTATATGGTATTCCTGTGGAAGACATAGCTACTGGCCTTGTAATCTCATGCAGGGGTTGGAAATCGATTTATTACAACCCAGAAAGGAAGGCTTTTGTGGGCATAGCTCCAACAACCTTGGATGTAGCATGTCTTCAACATATGAGGTGGTCAGAAGGCATGTTCCAAGTTTTCTTCTCCAAGTATTGCCCTTTCATTTATGGGCATGGGAAGATACACTTTGGTGTACAAATGGGATATTGCAATTACCTTTTATGGGCTCCTATGTCTCTGCCTACTCTCTGTTATGTCTTTGTTTCTCCTATTTGCCTACTTCGTGGCATTCCACTGTTCCCACAG CTTTCAAGCATATGGGTCCTTCCATTTGCATATGCATTTCTCGCTACATATGGCTTTAGCTTGTGTGAGTATTTGATTTGTGGGTCCACGGCAAAGGGTTGGTGGAACTTGCAAAGAATTAAATTCATCCATAGGACCACCTCGTATCTCTTTGGTTTCATTGACACCATGAAAAAGCAATTAGGACTGTCACAGACAAAATTTGTCATCACGGATAAAGTGGTTACTAAGGATGTCCAAAAGAGGTATGAGCAAGAGGTCATTGAATTTGGAGGCTCTTCAATCATGTTAACCATATTAGCTACAGTGGCATTGCTAAATCTTTTTGGTCTCCTTTGGGGAATGAAGAGGATTATGATGGATTTGGAATTCAGCTCTAGCCAATTGATGATGCAGATTACACTGAGTTCATTGGTGGTAATGATCAGTTTACCAGTGTATGAGGCACTTTTCATTCGTAGTGATAAAGGTTGCATACCATCTTCAGTTATGCTCAAGTCCATTGTCTTGGCTTCATTAGCCTGTTTCCTAGCACCTTTCATTTGCTAA
- the LOC112999362 gene encoding cellulose synthase-like protein E1 isoform X1 — MESGEDYSLFETRKDKGRHIRRIYAISLFVAICFIWAYRLSHIPAYGKWAWLGLFAAELWSGFYWLFGQALRWNMLFRKTFINRLSERYENSLPRVDMFVFTADPIIEPPMMVINTVLSVMAYDYPAEKLSVYLSDDAGSDITFYALLEASTFAKHWVPFCKRFKVEPRSPAAYFNTLVSTNSHDHNHAKDLDAIKKLYVDMKRRIEDAVKLGGVPSEARSKHNGFSQWDSYYSRHDHDTILQILLHERNPHNSKDVDGFVLPTLVYMAREKRPQYHHNYKAGAINSLLRVSSRISNAKIILIIDCDMYSNHSQSVRDALCFFMDEEKGQEIAFVQFPQNFENLGKNDLYGNAISATVEVELHGADGYGGPLFIGTCCFHRRDALCGKKFNCQYKNEWNDENEKEVVKANLHELEVESKALASCSYEENTLWGKEIGAIYGCLVEDVITGLWIHSQGWKSIYYNPPRKAFFGIAPTNLLHTLVQQKRWGEGDFQILFTEYSPTWYGEGKINLGLLMGYWRFNYSATTCLPILYYSFIPSLYLLKAIPLFPKMSSPWFIPFAYVILGESSSTLIEGLISGGTIKGWWNDLRMWLYIRTSSYLFALIDIVWKFFGRSYSSFAVTTKIVEDDDVSQRYKNEVMEFGTSSPFFTVLATLALLHLFCLLATIKELVLCKVALTGEKMALQVLLCGFLVLINFPIYQGLFLRKDKGRLPSSHTIKSTTLALSACIFFKIWN, encoded by the exons ATGGAGAGTGGTGAAGACTATTCCCTGTTTGAGACTAGGAAAGACAAAGGAAGGCACATTCGAAGGATCTATGCAATCTCTTTGTTTGTGGCCATATGCTTCATCTGGGCTTACAGATTGAGCCACATACCCGCATATGGCAAATGGGCTTGGCTTGGTTTGTTTGCTGCAGAACTCTGGTCCGGTTTCTATTGGCTCTTTGGTCAAGCCCTCCGCTGGAACATGCTGTTCAGAAAAACCTTCATCAATAGACTCTCTGAAAG ATATGAGAATAGCTTGCCGAGAGTGGACATGTTTGTGTTCACGGCAGACCCAATCATTGAGCCACCCATGATGGTGATTAATACAGTGTTATCTGTGATGGCTTATGACTATCCAGCAGAGAAGCTCAGTGTGTATCTCTCGGATGATGCAGGCTCAGACATAACTTTTTATGCTCTTTTAGAGGCTTCTACCTTTGCCAAGCATTGGGTGCCATTCTGCAAGAGATTTAAGGTGGAACCGAGGTCACCTGCTGCTTATTTTAATACccttgtatcaacaaactcacACGACCATAACCATGCCAAAGACTTAGATGCCATCAAG aAACTATACGTAGATATGAAAAGACGAATAGAAGATGCAGTCAAGTTGGGTGGAGTACCCAGCGAAGCAAGATCAAAGCATAATGGGTTTTCTCAATGGGATTCGTATTATTCTCGACATGATCACGATACAATCCTTCAG ATACTACTTCATGAAAGGAACCCGCACAATTCGAAGGATGTAGATGGGTTTGTTTTGCCAACTCTGGTGTATATGGCTCGTGAGAAGAGACCTCAATATCATCACAACTACAAAGCTGGAGCTATAAATTCATTG CTAAGAGTCTCTTCAAGGATTAGCAACGCAAAAATCATTCTAATTATAGATTGTGACATGTACTCAAACCATTCACAATCAGTGAGAGATGCCCTTTGTTTTTTCATGGATGAAGAGAAAGGCCAAGAAATTGCTTTTGTGCAGTTTCCTCAAAATTTTGAGAACCTCGGTAAGAATGATTTGTATGGGAATGCTATATCAGCAACTGTGGAG GTGGAGCTCCATGGTGCGGATGGTTATGGTGGCCCTTTGTTTATTGGAACTTGTTGCTTTCATAGAAGAGACGCTTTATGTGGGAAGAAGTTCAATTGTCAATACAAAAATGAGTGGAATGATGAGAATGAGAAAGAGGTGGTTAAAGCAAACTTGCATGAACTAGAAGTGGAATCGAAGGCACTAGCAAGCTGCTCCTATGAGGAAAATACTCTATGGGGAAAAGAG attGGTGCAATATATGGATGTCTTGTGGAGGACGTGATAACAGGGTTGTGGATACATTCGCAAGGATGGAAATCAATATACTACAACCCACCAAGGAAGGCTTTTTTTGGTATTGCTCCAACTAACTTGCTTCACACACTAGTTCAACAAAAGAGGTGGGGTGAAGGTGACTTCCAAATTTTGTTCACTGAGTACAGTCCTACATGGTATGGTGAAGGAAAGATCAATTTAGGCCTACTAATGGGATATTGGCGCTTTAACTATTCGGCAACCACTTGTTTGCCAATACTATATTACTCCTTCATCCCTTCACTTTATCTCCTTAAAGCCATTCCCTTGTTTCCAAAG ATGTCTAGCCCATGGTTCATACCTTTCGCATATGTAATACTCGGGGAGAGTTCTTCTACTTTGATTGAGGGTTTGATTTCTGGAGGCACAATCAAGGGTTGGTGGAATGACTTAAGGATGTGGTTGTACATAAGAACAAGTTCTTACCTTTTTGCTTTAATAGACATTGTCTGGAAATTCTTTGGACGTTCATATTCATCCTTTGCTGTCACAACTAAGattgtagaagatgatgatgtttCCCAACGTTACAAGAACGAGGTCATGGAGTTTGGAACCTCTTCTCCATTTTTCACTGTACTAGCAACACTTGCATTACTCCATTTGTTTTGCTTACTAGCCACTATAAAAGAGTTAGTCCTTTGCAAAGTTGCTTTGACTGGTGAGAAAATGGCATTGCAAGTTCTATTGTGTGGGTTTTTGGTTCTCATCAATTTCCCAATATACCAAGGCCTTTTCTTAAGGAAGGACAAGGGCAGATTGCCAAGCTCTCATACTATTAAATCTACTACACTGGCTTTAAGTGCATGCATCTTCTTCAAAATATGGAATTAA
- the LOC112999362 gene encoding cellulose synthase-like protein E2 isoform X2, producing MESGEDYSLFETRKDKGRHIRRIYAISLFVAICFIWAYRLSHIPAYGKWAWLGLFAAELWSGFYWLFGQALRWNMLFRKTFINRLSERYENSLPRVDMFVFTADPIIEPPMMVINTVLSVMAYDYPAEKLSVYLSDDAGSDITFYALLEASTFAKHWVPFCKRFKVEPRSPAAYFNTLVSTNSHDHNHAKDLDAIKKLYVDMKRRIEDAVKLGGVPSEARSKHNGFSQWDSYYSRHDHDTILQILLHERNPHNSKDVDGFVLPTLVYMAREKRPQYHHNYKAGAINSLVELHGADGYGGPLFIGTCCFHRRDALCGKKFNCQYKNEWNDENEKEVVKANLHELEVESKALASCSYEENTLWGKEIGAIYGCLVEDVITGLWIHSQGWKSIYYNPPRKAFFGIAPTNLLHTLVQQKRWGEGDFQILFTEYSPTWYGEGKINLGLLMGYWRFNYSATTCLPILYYSFIPSLYLLKAIPLFPKMSSPWFIPFAYVILGESSSTLIEGLISGGTIKGWWNDLRMWLYIRTSSYLFALIDIVWKFFGRSYSSFAVTTKIVEDDDVSQRYKNEVMEFGTSSPFFTVLATLALLHLFCLLATIKELVLCKVALTGEKMALQVLLCGFLVLINFPIYQGLFLRKDKGRLPSSHTIKSTTLALSACIFFKIWN from the exons ATGGAGAGTGGTGAAGACTATTCCCTGTTTGAGACTAGGAAAGACAAAGGAAGGCACATTCGAAGGATCTATGCAATCTCTTTGTTTGTGGCCATATGCTTCATCTGGGCTTACAGATTGAGCCACATACCCGCATATGGCAAATGGGCTTGGCTTGGTTTGTTTGCTGCAGAACTCTGGTCCGGTTTCTATTGGCTCTTTGGTCAAGCCCTCCGCTGGAACATGCTGTTCAGAAAAACCTTCATCAATAGACTCTCTGAAAG ATATGAGAATAGCTTGCCGAGAGTGGACATGTTTGTGTTCACGGCAGACCCAATCATTGAGCCACCCATGATGGTGATTAATACAGTGTTATCTGTGATGGCTTATGACTATCCAGCAGAGAAGCTCAGTGTGTATCTCTCGGATGATGCAGGCTCAGACATAACTTTTTATGCTCTTTTAGAGGCTTCTACCTTTGCCAAGCATTGGGTGCCATTCTGCAAGAGATTTAAGGTGGAACCGAGGTCACCTGCTGCTTATTTTAATACccttgtatcaacaaactcacACGACCATAACCATGCCAAAGACTTAGATGCCATCAAG aAACTATACGTAGATATGAAAAGACGAATAGAAGATGCAGTCAAGTTGGGTGGAGTACCCAGCGAAGCAAGATCAAAGCATAATGGGTTTTCTCAATGGGATTCGTATTATTCTCGACATGATCACGATACAATCCTTCAG ATACTACTTCATGAAAGGAACCCGCACAATTCGAAGGATGTAGATGGGTTTGTTTTGCCAACTCTGGTGTATATGGCTCGTGAGAAGAGACCTCAATATCATCACAACTACAAAGCTGGAGCTATAAATTCATTG GTGGAGCTCCATGGTGCGGATGGTTATGGTGGCCCTTTGTTTATTGGAACTTGTTGCTTTCATAGAAGAGACGCTTTATGTGGGAAGAAGTTCAATTGTCAATACAAAAATGAGTGGAATGATGAGAATGAGAAAGAGGTGGTTAAAGCAAACTTGCATGAACTAGAAGTGGAATCGAAGGCACTAGCAAGCTGCTCCTATGAGGAAAATACTCTATGGGGAAAAGAG attGGTGCAATATATGGATGTCTTGTGGAGGACGTGATAACAGGGTTGTGGATACATTCGCAAGGATGGAAATCAATATACTACAACCCACCAAGGAAGGCTTTTTTTGGTATTGCTCCAACTAACTTGCTTCACACACTAGTTCAACAAAAGAGGTGGGGTGAAGGTGACTTCCAAATTTTGTTCACTGAGTACAGTCCTACATGGTATGGTGAAGGAAAGATCAATTTAGGCCTACTAATGGGATATTGGCGCTTTAACTATTCGGCAACCACTTGTTTGCCAATACTATATTACTCCTTCATCCCTTCACTTTATCTCCTTAAAGCCATTCCCTTGTTTCCAAAG ATGTCTAGCCCATGGTTCATACCTTTCGCATATGTAATACTCGGGGAGAGTTCTTCTACTTTGATTGAGGGTTTGATTTCTGGAGGCACAATCAAGGGTTGGTGGAATGACTTAAGGATGTGGTTGTACATAAGAACAAGTTCTTACCTTTTTGCTTTAATAGACATTGTCTGGAAATTCTTTGGACGTTCATATTCATCCTTTGCTGTCACAACTAAGattgtagaagatgatgatgtttCCCAACGTTACAAGAACGAGGTCATGGAGTTTGGAACCTCTTCTCCATTTTTCACTGTACTAGCAACACTTGCATTACTCCATTTGTTTTGCTTACTAGCCACTATAAAAGAGTTAGTCCTTTGCAAAGTTGCTTTGACTGGTGAGAAAATGGCATTGCAAGTTCTATTGTGTGGGTTTTTGGTTCTCATCAATTTCCCAATATACCAAGGCCTTTTCTTAAGGAAGGACAAGGGCAGATTGCCAAGCTCTCATACTATTAAATCTACTACACTGGCTTTAAGTGCATGCATCTTCTTCAAAATATGGAATTAA
- the LOC100817920 gene encoding protein NOI4: protein MSDTGRPLPKFGEWDVNDPASAEGYTVIFNKARNEKKTGGKPDSPAKVNNPRTRPPLDPSKTQSKKWFCCIQSPPAES, encoded by the exons ATGTCG GACACGGGTCGACCACTACCAAAGTTTGGTGAATGGGATGTGAATGATCCAGCTTCAGCTGAAGGTTACACGGTGATTTTCAACAAAGCTAGAAATGAGAAAAAGACAGGTGGCAAACCTGACTCACCTGCAAAGGTTAATAATCCTCGTACAAGACCTCCGTTAGATCCAAGCAAAACACAAAGT aaaaaatgGTTTTGTTGCATACAAAGTCCTCCTGCGGAGTCATAG